TTTTAGCAACGGGTAACTCTCAGCTACAGTTTTTGAGTGAAATAGCTGTTCAAGATAAATTAGACTGGTCACGGATAATTCTGTTTCATCTGGATGAATATTTAGGCATTACAGCAGATCATCCTGGAAGTTTTCGTTATTATTTGCGCCATAAGGTAGAACAGCAAGTTCAGCCTTATATGTTTCACTATATTCAAGGTGATGCACCAGAACCCTTAAGCGAATGTCTGCGTTATGCTAATTTATTACAGCAGCAGGAAATTGACCTTTGCTTGTTAGGCATTGGCGACAATGGACACATTGCTTTTAATGAGCCTAACGTTGCCGATTTTAACGATCCTTATGTAGTCAAGCTAGCCCAGCTAGAAACCAAAACCCGTCAGCAACAGGTTAACGGTGGTTATTTTGCCAATTTAGATGCTGTACCAAGTTATGCCTATACTCTGACTATGCCGACAATTTGTGCGGCTAAGAAGATCTTTTGTTTAGCGGGGGGAAGTCATAAAGCAGGAGTAGTTGAGAAAACTTTAACCAAAGCGATCGCGCCTAATTTTCCTGCAACTATTTTACGCCAACAACCCCAGGCAACTTTATTTTGTGATTTGGATTCAATTAGTTTGTTTAAATTACAATAATTGCTAAAAGCCTATTTTTTGTAGTTCCCATGTTTAATATCTTTAATGTTAAGACAATTAAAACAACTAGAAATATCCTGACCCTAAGTCATAGACTAAATATCAAGCAGCCAAAAGTTTATTAATAATCATATGCCTACAGTAGTCGTTCGTGGAGTAAGTCATCATTATGAATGGATTCGTCACCAGCAAGCTAACTCTAAGCCAGTAATGGTGTTTGTTCATGGCTGGGGAGGTTCGGCAAGATATTGGCGTAGCACCGCCGAGGCTTTAGCAGATGATTTTGATTGTCTACTTTACGATCTGCGTGGTTTTGGTCGTTCTTCTTTACCTCCAGAACCTGTATTGGGTTACGATATGGAGGACTATGCAGCAGATTTGGCAGCTTTATTAGATGCTTTAGGACTTGAGCGGGTATATATCAACGCTCACTCTATGGGAGCATCGATCGCCACTCTGTTTCTCAATCGTTATGGCGATCGCGTCCAGGCAGCAATTCTTACCTGTAACGGTATTTTTGAATATGATGCCAAAGCCTTTGCTGCTTTTCATAAATTTGGCGGATACGTGGTTAAGTTTCGCTATAATTGGTTTCTGAAATTTCCTTTTGCCGATCAAATGTTT
This DNA window, taken from Pleurocapsa sp. FMAR1, encodes the following:
- a CDS encoding glucosamine-6-phosphate deaminase codes for the protein MTDRTVPSLQNTQVIKVDDLSVRIAASTAEFTQDAANQAQNYLRSLLAQQETVSIILATGNSQLQFLSEIAVQDKLDWSRIILFHLDEYLGITADHPGSFRYYLRHKVEQQVQPYMFHYIQGDAPEPLSECLRYANLLQQQEIDLCLLGIGDNGHIAFNEPNVADFNDPYVVKLAQLETKTRQQQVNGGYFANLDAVPSYAYTLTMPTICAAKKIFCLAGGSHKAGVVEKTLTKAIAPNFPATILRQQPQATLFCDLDSISLFKLQ
- a CDS encoding alpha/beta fold hydrolase, with product MPTVVVRGVSHHYEWIRHQQANSKPVMVFVHGWGGSARYWRSTAEALADDFDCLLYDLRGFGRSSLPPEPVLGYDMEDYAADLAALLDALGLERVYINAHSMGASIATLFLNRYGDRVQAAILTCNGIFEYDAKAFAAFHKFGGYVVKFRYNWFLKFPFADQMFMARFLHRPINKSDRLAFLEDFLLADYDAAAGTIYTSVSQKAVEIMPQEFAQISVPTLMVSGEKDIIIPAKMGKQAAALNDNIKYVELPKTSHFPMLEDPAAYLKTVREFLQPHNNLSLTTNN